The genomic window CAGCAGAAGAGTCATATGCTGATAGTGATAGAAACAGTCAACAGTTTCAGCTATACCGATCATGTTGCAGTTTTCgtcaaaaaaagatttttatcAAGATTTGTGTCCAGTAGTGATCCAGTCATGTGTATCGAAAGACAATGGGATTAATGACCAAGTCGTACAATCTATTGGTTTGTATTTGTATCACATAGCAGTTAGACGATGAAATTTATTTGCAAATAACTATTTTCGTTAAATCAGGACTCTCGCTAGAGTCTAGACTGTGTACGTGTGTAAGTGTGTAACCAtcctttgtttttggtctttgTCGACGCCATACTTGCATATGATCCACCCACGAAAATACGTAACCTATCCATATCTAATAAAATGGAAGAAATTAAGGATTAATTATTACAAtgaaagattcaaaaccatAGCTTCCGAGTTCCGATCTTACTTTTCATGATGGGCACATTAACGCATGCATGTTATGAGAGGCTTAAGAATACATATAAACCTACCATcatcaaatctatatatattatttatagaGTATAAGctcttgatatttttttactacTAGCTACTATTAGTGATGGAATCACTGGAACTAATCTCTTATAAGAGATGCTTCTGTCTTGCTtctgtaaaagaaaattttgttttatttgataaagGAACAACTAATAAATagattaaattaataaaatgaacCGTAGCTATATCAGCATGAGTCACACGcatggaaaagaaagaaagaagatttcaaGAATTGACCACATAACATAAGATGATGATCTCTTGGGTCCGCATCAATCATTCTAGACGTAACTCGCGTTCTAACCAAGAACAACCGTCGAGTGCATGTTTACTTATTATCTCATCACAAATTATCGAGTATATATATCAATGATCTATTCAGTAGTTTTCACGATACAATTGGATGTAGCGAAGCGAGTGTACCGCAACCACCTCCACCATGAACCACTTGAAATTAGAGAAAGTGTGGATGGATTCCAAGGACAAGTGCATGAATCCTTGTTCCTCATCTCTTCAAGAATAGAGTTTGATTCTCCTTTACGTTCAAAGATGAGTCTTTCTGATGATTTTATCCCTTTGATCACATTCTCTATGGACTCGGTCTCCGGCACCTCTTCTATGGTGTCGATGGTGGATGAGATGGAGGATGATGATGTAGGAATCATGATGCCAGGAAGCGAattttcctcctcctcctcttccttttCATTCTCccttttttccttctccttctcttccttatcctcctcctcctcttcatcttcgGCGTCATAAGGGTTGATTGTGCTGATGGTGATTCTGAAAGATTGAGTTCTAGGGTTTTGGTGACAAGAAGGCCATCCCcatgatgatgaatttgaatttgaataacATGAAGATGAAAAACTCTTGT from Arabidopsis thaliana chromosome 3, partial sequence includes these protein-coding regions:
- a CDS encoding transcription repressor OFP15-like protein (BEST Arabidopsis thaliana protein match is: ovate family protein 18 (TAIR:AT3G52540.1); Has 5496 Blast hits to 1338 proteins in 151 species: Archae - 0; Bacteria - 23; Metazoa - 3754; Fungi - 379; Plants - 301; Viruses - 154; Other Eukaryotes - 885 (source: NCBI BLink).), which gives rise to MKVPFLNKSFSSSCYSNSNSSSWGWPSCHQNPRTQSFRITISTINPYDAEDEEEEEDKEEKEKEKRENEKEEEEEENSLPGIMIPTSSSSISSTIDTIEEVPETESIENVIKGIKSSERLIFERKGESNSILEEMRNKDSCTCPWNPSTLSLISSGSWWRWLRYTRFATSNCIVKTTE